CCAAGTTTCCGGTACGGCGTATAACGGGATCGATGCATTTCGGCTGATTCAGGAAGTTCAACCTGATATTGTGATAACAGACATCCGTATGCCCGGATATGATGGGATAACCCTCATCGGTAAAAGTAAAGCGCTCTATCCCGATATCAGTTTCATTATCGTGAGCGGTTACAGAGATTTCGAATATGCACAAAGTGCTCTTAAGTTCGGGGCGGATGATTATCTTCTCAAGCCGATATCTGGTGAAGAAATAAAACGAATCATCATGAAGGTAATCGCCAAGAAACTGGAACAAGAAGAAAAATATCAACATGAAAACAGGCTCCAGAATGAACTTCTCAAGAGCAGAGAGACCTTACGAAAACAGTTTGCAAAGGACCTTATCGATAGGGAATGTCGTGTTGATAAAAACGCTTTATCCGATGTTCAGGATCACTACCTCATTCGATTCCAAAGTCCCTACTTCCAAGTGCTTATCGTTCGGCTGGACAATCTTGAGCCGTTGCAAGATTATGAACCCGATAGGGTCATCGATACAATACGAGAAAAAGTTGAGATTGCCGCCTCAGCATGTTTAGGGGAGATGGTTCATGAAGTATTTTGTACCTTCACCGGTTTTAGCATTATCTACATCCTGAATATCAAAGAGAATAACGGCCTATCCTATAGAGATGAAGAAGAGCTCTTTGAAGCAGCATCCCAGAAACTTACGGAATATGGCAAATGGAAGGTTTCCATCTGTATCGGTAGACCCGTTCACGCATTTGAGAGGCTTTCCGATAGTTATGCCGATGCTCTCCTTGCATTACGACAACGTATTTTTCATGTTGCAAGAAAAATTTATCACTCGAACTATGTGTCCGACGTTGAAAAAGAACTTCTCAAGTTCGATCTTCCTGGTTTTGAAAAAAGAGTTACCACCATATTGAGTAATGAAGATCTCTCTCAGATAAGAAACGGTTTTGAAGAATTGTTCTCTTCGACACCGATTTTTCACCGTATATTCAACCCCGATACGCTTCAATACCTGTGTATCTACGTAACTGACTCCGTTGTCAAAAAGCTCCAAGCCATGGGTAGTGATGAAGAGGTCGTTTTATCCATTAGAAAAAAAGCAGGGCTCATACTTGACGTATCATGTAGCATCGAGCTTTTGTTCACTCGGTTGATCAATCTTTATGTCCAGGTACTTGAAAATATCCTTACCTCAAAGCGGATCCAGGCCTATAAGCCGATCAGAATCGCAATTGAATATATTGAAAAACACCATGCCGAAAGCATAGATTTGAATTTAGTTGCAAAAGAAGCAGGATTCAATCCCATCTATTTCAGTTCATTATTCAAAAAAGAGACTGGTATAAATTTCAAAGACTATATCCAGCAAAAGAGAATCGAAACGGCTAAGGAGCTGCTTTTATCAAGCAACCAGACCATAATGGCAATCAGCGAGAAAGTTGGGTATAAGGATGTTCGGTATTTCAGTAAGATATTTACAAAGATAGTCGGTATCAAACCTCATATGTACCGAAAAATCTATGGCTAAAGCACGTAGGGCCGTTAACCGAACCATCGCTGCCGCTTTATTGTGTCATCTTTCGTGTATTTTGTTTCTTACGCTCGTCTTGATTGTCTCCTTTGTTTTCGATTTTTTTCATTGTATACTTGGTCTAACCTTCAGAGCCCTGTTTATCGTATTATACCTCTACTGTCTTGCCTCTTTTATTAAACATGTGTATTCGCCGTTGAAAAAAGTCGAAGAAGCAATGGAACAATTATCA
This window of the Sediminispirochaeta bajacaliforniensis DSM 16054 genome carries:
- a CDS encoding response regulator, whose translation is MFRLVIADDEHRVCQLIQNIIPWNDYQVQVSGTAYNGIDAFRLIQEVQPDIVITDIRMPGYDGITLIGKSKALYPDISFIIVSGYRDFEYAQSALKFGADDYLLKPISGEEIKRIIMKVIAKKLEQEEKYQHENRLQNELLKSRETLRKQFAKDLIDRECRVDKNALSDVQDHYLIRFQSPYFQVLIVRLDNLEPLQDYEPDRVIDTIREKVEIAASACLGEMVHEVFCTFTGFSIIYILNIKENNGLSYRDEEELFEAASQKLTEYGKWKVSICIGRPVHAFERLSDSYADALLALRQRIFHVARKIYHSNYVSDVEKELLKFDLPGFEKRVTTILSNEDLSQIRNGFEELFSSTPIFHRIFNPDTLQYLCIYVTDSVVKKLQAMGSDEEVVLSIRKKAGLILDVSCSIELLFTRLINLYVQVLENILTSKRIQAYKPIRIAIEYIEKHHAESIDLNLVAKEAGFNPIYFSSLFKKETGINFKDYIQQKRIETAKELLLSSNQTIMAISEKVGYKDVRYFSKIFTKIVGIKPHMYRKIYG